Within Zootoca vivipara chromosome 10, rZooViv1.1, whole genome shotgun sequence, the genomic segment TTTAACAAATTTGTGTTTTAAGAAACTGTGAAACTGTAATATTTCAAATTTTCCTGAAACATGGTACTGCCATTAAGCAATGTTTTTTGGTTGTGCTTAAATACTTGAATAGGGAAACTTCAAATTAATTGCACGGTTTGGAAGCTCAGAATGCACAGCAAATGTTCTTGCTGCTCTTCACTAATGGTAGTGCAGCAGAACAGGAGAATTATCTGTGGTCCTGCCCCTGAGCTGCTTAATCCCAATGTGAAAGGTTCAGCTAAACCTCCTAAATTTCCAGTCATGGTGAACCTGTCCAAGGAAGAAGAAACAATGTGTATTGGGGTAGGAGATAGCTTAAAAGCTGTTTAAAGACTAAAATCACTTAAATGTTCAGCTACTCCAGCAGAGGCAAGGAATGGATTAGTTAAGAGTGTCTAACTCTCTGTGTTCCATTAGTCATTAAAGAAAGTCACAAATAGTATTGGGAAGATCCATCTTTTCTATAGATTTAGAGCTTTGTGAAAACATCAAGTCTTTCTACAGAGGAGGCAGTGGCAAAAATGGTACAGCCTCAGGAGCTCTAGTAAGTGGAAATAATCCAGACCTAATGAGCTATTTTGTAGACTAGGAAAATATCTAGACTGAAGTAAAAAATACTCATGCAACATGGAACACACTTGGAGCAATAAGATACTACAAACTGAATATTTAGAATCTTAATATTGGATTCATCACCCAGTGCCATCATTGTGTACTCAGTCAAGAGTAGATTTCCTGATATTTGGACGATTTTTGCAGAAATGGCAACCTTTAAGAGAAGATTGGTTCTGGGAATCAGCCCCATAGAACTCAGTTGGGCTTGTTTCTAAATAAACCTGCATAGGATTATGTTGTAAGACTATAAAAGTTAATCGTAGCACATTAAAAAAGGTAATGTCCTCCTTTTCATTGTTCTGATGGTTTCCAGACATTTTTTCCTATGTTGCTTTTCCTTTTCTAATGAGAAGGTGTGTTGCACACATTTTGAGTGTGAGCAGTGAGTAATGAGTAACGTTCTTCAGTGAAATCTGCATTAAGTCTGCTTTTGTAGTAATTTCAATGATATCAGGAAGAATCAAAGTGCAGTTGCAATTTCTAAGTTCTCATAAAGTTTTGCATATGTAAGCAATAGCTTCTGATCTAAAAGAAACAGAGTCATGCAATGTTGTTGGTTACTGAACTTGGAAAGGATTATAAGAGCAATGCAGAATATATACTTTCGCTTTACTTCTTGTAAGGCAGTAGATTGGTTTGCATTGAATTCACTTTCAAGGTAGCAGTGTACTTCTTTAATCATAAGAGGCAGAGATCTAGCTCTGAGCATTTTTGTAGATATAGCTTGCTCTCTAGACATTGTTGATGGAAACCAGAAGAGTCATAGAATGGTTTCATGTTTTCCACTGGGTCAAAACAAAAAACGTTCATTCTAATTTGGCAGCAGCTTAGCTCCACAGCTTGCCCTGAAGCTGTATTAGGGCACAAATTGATGTGCAGTGCGCATactccctcccctttctctgttcactctctctccctctgtttgCTGTGTCTGCTGCATCAGAAGCTTCTCTTGGAAAAGTGCAGAGTAAGAACAGTCAGTTTGGGTAAGACTTTACTACTGAAGTAGTATAATTATGCTTTAAAAGTGTCAACCTTGTCCTAATTTCCAGTGTTTCATCCATATTGAAAAGGACTTGTGGGAGATCTGAGAAGAATAAGGATGACTGTTTTTGCTTAAAAGTTGTTATTCTGCTTTGTCACCAGTTTACATGCTTGTGGCTTGTGCTACTTTAATAATATCTGCATGAAAGTATAGTTAAGTGCCTTTGGAAACTTGCACATCCATTTGACTTGTAAAAAACGAACTAGAAGCTGCAATGCACAATTAAAATCTAAAGTATTGCTTTCCTTGCAATTGCAATTGCGATTGAGTTTATAAAAAGATACGGAAAGCAGGCTACTTCCCCTAGTGCTTTACTCTGGGTTTTATTTTCAGTCTTGGCATTGTTGTCTTTAGAAGTGTAAAGTAGTTGTTCAGTTTCTAAAACTGAAGATGGTGTTAAGTAGCTGTGTTTTAGACTCTGATGCGTAGAGGTATAAGAACAAACGTTAATAGTGGCATACTTTCAGTGAAAAAACAAAATTGTCTGGTTCTTTATTCCAAGATTTGACTCTGGATGACAAGGCAGAAATCTGTAGGCAATGTATTAAAATAGCAGCATGTTTTGTTGGAGAGTGTGTTTTGTAAGAGAGTAAAAGAATGTATGATATCTTTATTCAGACTTCACTTGCTTACAGAAGTGAAATAATGGAATCCAGGATAACATAATGGATGGtgtaatttgaaaataataaatgcTGCAAGGGATATATCAATAAATGCTAGCTGGAGATTTGTAGGCTTGTGGGACATTATTGACTTTTATAAAGGAGTCTACTGTAGATTTCAGTATTAGATAACAATTCCTGTTTTAGATACTTACTTCTTAACTTCTCCTCTCTGCCTGAAAATGGAATATTGTGGACTGTAATATGTAGTACATAACACTGTATTTGACAAGGGGAGGTCCTATTTAATAGGTTAGTGTTGCTTGCACAGACTAACTGCTCCTGGAATGAGAGTTCCTGTGTCTTTTTGTATGCTTTTCTAAGTGAAATGAGCAAGTGTTTGTTTTTAGCAGCATGGGTAATGTCACTGATTAATTTTAGATCTGATACTTAGCATTTTTACTCTTGACTGTTttgaaatactaaaacaaatCATTGGGATCCTGCATATGCAGTTTAAATTTGTTTATATTTGTAACCTGTTCCTATATCCAACACTCAGGACAGTGAATAAAAAGCATAAGAATCCTATTAGGACAAAGTAAGGTTGGgcttaggacccaggtggcgctgtggttaaaccactgaacctagggcttgctgatcagaaggtcggcggttcgaatccctgtgacggggtgagctcccgttgcttggtcccagctcctgccaacctagcagttcgaaagcacgtcaaaatgcaagtagataaataggaaccgctacagcgggaaggtaaacggcgtttccatgtgctgctctggtttgccagaagcggctttgtcatgctggccacatgacctggaagctatacaccggctccctcggccaataatgtgagatgagcgcgcaaccccagagtcggtcacgactggacctaatggtcaggggtccctttacctttaaggttgggCTTAGAGAAGACTCCATAACCTTCAGCACTCTCTTGCTTCACTGCATGCTAGAGACAGCTTCACCCACCTTCCTCAGTGCCTGCTATCCCACACACTTACACTCTTCTGTGTCTCAACCCCTTCCATAGTGTGGATTTCTTCCTCCTATTGAGGTTGTTCCTACTCCTTCAGCTGACACCTAGGGGAATGGGttttcttctccccaccaccccgAGCTTGGAAAGCCAGCCTCTTCAGGAGCCTGCCCTCTCAAATTTGAGATTGTCTAAGATGTCTTTTCCTTCATTGCTACTTAATATTCCATGGCTCTATCTTttccattatttctttttttaactgctAATTCCTGGCACATTTGAAAGCTGTTAAACTGCACTCTGAAGACCTTTGTGTGACCTTCAGATAAGAACAGCACTGTTGATGTATGAAGATTTAGTATAACACCTCAAATGGAATAAAATAGCCTGTTCTGTGGATCATGTGGTGCAGATAAAAGGATTCTGTAGCCTCTGGTGCAGTTTGTGCTGAAATGGAGGTAACAACAACTTTCCTTTATGAAGCTAAGAAATCTATTTGAGTAGTATTGCTGGCTAGATGTAACTGAGAATTCCACTCAttgttggggaagggctgtaactcattggtagagcacatgttctgCGTGTAAAAGCAAGTCAGTGTCAACAGTACTAAGAAAGATGgacccaatgatctgacttgtTATAAGGCAACTTACAATGAGAAGTATACACAGCTTAATGCTATTCATCTTGAGGCATAATCTTTCAAGTCAGATACTAGATTATTTAATGAAACTGCCTAGATAATTGCATTGGAGTGTCTGTCTTCAAAAATTAGCAAAATTGTTTTGCAGAAACAGTATTTGTAGAATGACCTTCCCTGGGCAAGTTTTGTGTCCTCACTTAAGTAAAATACAGGGCCAATAAGGTTAAGGTGTACAGTATGAAACTATATGAAACAATATAAGCGAAATGACACTGGGAGTAATATTAATTGAACCCAACTCTCTAGAACTAATATTTCAGAAGTTAGGCCTCTGGTGCCtaacacattttttattatttcttagtattgatttattttaaaacatactctacttgtttttattttattttttaaaacctactAAAATATCTTCGTTGGCAAAACTTCTTTGCTGCTAGCTGTGCAGATCTCTTCTCAATATCCCTTTGGCTTTCTGATGCAGGGTCATTCTTGATTAGAGTATCACaaacgtctgatgggagggcctgtCTTCTATTATATTACAGTGCTGTGTGTTCTGATTTTTGTTTTACATGACTCTGGTGCTGAAGCAAGGGTGAATAGTGCAAGCTAGCCTGGAGctatgaagagggcagaggagtGGGAACAATTCATAGCAGAATAACATGTACTCTTCACCATAAAGCTCCTGAGCTCATGAGACAGCTTGATCAGCACGGAAAGATGGGGATTTACTGAGTAATTACTTTCTGTGTGGCGGCAGTCCAGCCCCTGATGCAGCTTTCTACATGTGCCACATTCCATTAGCACAGATGGATAGTTGTGAAAGGCAGCCATCAACAGAAGCTCTGAGAGCTTTGCTTGAAGGATGCATGAGTGGTTCTGGTTAGCAATGCTCCAATATTCTTTGTATATTAACATTATCTCTCTAAACAGATaccagattatatatatatatatatatatatatatatatatatatatatatatatatacacacatatatatatagttcGATTAATTCAAATAGGCTTTGAATTTTTATAAGTTATGAAGGAATTGTGTTATGTCTATGGGTGAGGCACTTTCCTAATTGAATCAACACCCACTATAGAGTATGTGAGAGATTGCTACAGAactagtcataccttggaagtcaaacggaatctgtcctggaagtccgttcaacttccaaaacgttcgagaaccaaggaggcagcttctgattggctgcatgtgTATTGTGAAATAATGTACATCAGATTCATGTGTTATGCTCATAACAGTCCTGTGAAATAGGTTAGGGTGAGTGGAGATCTGAATCCCATATCCAAGTACAATACTTTCATCTCAAACCCGACAGAAGACAATTACTGTTCAATACTTAGCTTCAACAATACGCAACcctcttttaaatacagtggtgcctcgctagacgaatgccctgctagacgaaaatttcgcttaatgaaaggattttctgatcggaggttgcctcgctatacgacgaggttttctatggccaccgcttcgtcgtgcgaagcgtggccataaaaacctctgatcaaaaaatcagggcattcatctagcaaaaggggaaccagctgtagcaagggaagaaggcaaaggaagatcagctgagaggcgctgacagcggaagatcggcgggtgctgcttggggaaggctgttgccatctccctgcctgcttccctgagcTGAAGCACccaggggacggagccgaattgcggcgcggggggggggcttttgagctaagggggaggcaaatggcgaaaagccccctcccgcgccgcacttcggctcagggactggcttggcggcagcgggaaggggaggaattcctccccttcttcccaccaccgccaagccagtcagcAGCGGAGGCTTTTCACAGTTTGCgttcccccaagggggaggcaaacggcgaaaagccccctccCGCGCCGCACCtcggctcagggactggcttggcggcagcgggaagaaggggaggaagaaggtttttttttgctgtttgcctcccccttgcagCGCCACAATTCGGCTCCGTCACCCGGGCGcttcggctcggggaagcaggcagggagatggcaacagcccgggaagctgcaggctgttgccgtctccctgcctgcttctcccaagccgtagcgcatcgggggacagagccgaagatcggcgggcgctgtttgccggggttgacaagccctggcaagcagcgccctccgatcttcgtgtgacatgcggtggggaaggcaggcaggcaagagagcaagcgcctgcctgcctgcctgccttccccgccgccagtcccccggagcccataggaacgcattgattaagtttcaatgcattcctatgggaaaccgggactcgctagacgaaaaattcgttacacgaatggacccttggaacaaattaattttgtctagcgaggcaccactgtattaaagttttgttgcctccccccccccaataattgcATGCACCTGCACTCTGATGGAAACCTGTTGTATCCATTGGCTGTTCAACTATATGTAGCAATTATACTTTCTCTTGGTGGTTCTAAATTAAGGCTACCATGCTCCTTTAGAAAAAGTTAATTACCCGTATTTCCAATTCTTCTGTAATGTGGTTGTATCATGTAAAATTACGTGCTGTTAACTTTGTTGATTATGTGCATTTTTCTTCTAGGGTACTGTTTTTAGTTTGGATTCTGAAGAAGAGGAGTACCACGGAATAATTGCTGAAGACAGCAATGACATCTACATCCTAACTAGTGACAACTCAGGCCAGGTGAGCCCTCCTGAGTCACCCACAGTGACAACATCTTGGCAGTCAGAGAGCTTGCCAGTTTCTTTGTCAGCTAGTCAGAGTTGGCATACTGAGAGCTTACCTGTCTCGTTGGGGCCTGAGTCTTGGCAACAAGTGGCTATGGATCCTGAAGAAGTGAAGAGTTTGGACAGCAATGGAGGTGGGGAAGAAAGGAGTGAGAATAACTCTTCAAACTCTGATATTGTTCATGTTGAAAAGGAGGAGATACCAGAGGGGGTTGAGGAAACAGTGGTGTCAGAAGTGGTCTTGCATGCTGACACTGCAAAGTCTGCTTCCCCAGAACCTCCAACTGCATTGCTGGAGCCAGAAGCTGAAATTGTGTCTCTTAAAAAGCCAAGCTCCTCTGCACCTTCCCATACGGAACaccagaaagaggggaaagaggtGCTGCTGCCAGAACCTGATGCTCCAGCCTTGAGTAAACCTGTCCAGCAATTAACTCAGTCAGAAGAAAAAGCTACCCCCAAACCTGAAAGAATACTGCCTccagaagaagaaataaaggcCAGAAAGGGAAGCTATTCTGAAGAAAAGGATGAGAAGACCCCTGCTGGAGAGGAGAAACCCATCCTCTTACCAGAAGGCAAATCAATTCTACTATATGGTGGGGCAGCTGCAGTGGCCATCCTAGCTGTGGCAGTAGGTGTAGCACTAGCATTGAGGAAGAAGTAGTGAACGCCTCTCCTCAAGGAGGTAGCGCCTGAATCTACACTTAGTTGCATTGGCTGAGGGTGTGGTGCCTGCTGTTAATGGGAAATTCATGTAGCAAAAAGGGTGATGGGGCAAGGGTACACTATAAGGCTTAGCCTGGGGACAATCATGTTTTTACTGGATTGGTATCGGATCTTCCTGTTTAACATATAGGGGTGTCATTTTGAAAAACCCTGCACATTTAATATGTATGTATAGCTGAGAAATGGGGATGCTTATACACTGGAAACCGGCACAGAACATTCCAGGGGAAAAGGAAAGTTTGTTGTTATCCCTGGAGATTTCCCTTCCATAGCTGCTCTTGCAGCTTCTTGGTTCCCCCTTCACCTCTTGAATGAGAGGCTCTTCAATCCTGTAGCATGAGGTTGGTAGCTCTTTTGTCTCGGCTTCCTCAGGTATTGCACAGCTCCTCTTGACCTTCCAGATCTCTTTTAAACCCCAGTGGGTTAGTGCTTATTCAATACCTCTTTGCTTTATACCTTTTCTACCCCCTCATATATATTTAATGAAATTCTTAAAGCTCTTTAATGTTGGGTGGGTAAAGCAATAGTCTCCCATGCAGGATTAGTGTTTGCAAGTGGCACCACTTGCAAAGTCAAAATATAAGCACCTGCTTTGGACATCTTTTCCCTGTTGTGTTTGCACAAATTAAAGAGTAAAAGACGCTTAGCCTTAAATTGACCTTGACCACTGATAAAAAGCCAAGCACAAGGTCTTCAAAGAAATGAGTTCATGTAGTTCAACTGAAGCATTGTGCTGTCCCTCCCAGTTGTTTGTCTGGTTTTGGGCTGTAGAGTGAATGGTGACCGGAAAGCCAGTAAGTCATGTAAACTTACCAGATAATAGCTGCCTGtggaaagtttatttttaatccaGCCAGCTATAATTTCTACCCAAGAGGAATGAAATAAGATATGTCTTATTAGTGTTTGGTGCTG encodes:
- the BCL2L13 gene encoding bcl-2-like protein 13 isoform X1 — its product is MASSTTVPVGFHYETKYVVLSYLGLLSQEKPQEQLSLPTQVTDPSAVSQALDKEVLEKLKAEIEEELKRLDEEIVEAFTSTGFDCHTSPVFSPANPETSIEDCLAHLGEKVFQELKEPIQKALETLLSKPVTYKEYKERTQEASAHASGWSKVLVPLVILQRFLMELTRQGQEPLGALLNFGVTYLEDYVADYIIQQGGWGTVFSLDSEEEEYHGIIAEDSNDIYILTSDNSGQVSPPESPTVTTSWQSESLPVSLSASQSWHTESLPVSLGPESWQQVAMDPEEVKSLDSNGGGEERSENNSSNSDIVHVEKEEIPEGVEETVVSEVVLHADTAKSASPEPPTALLEPEAEIVSLKKPSSSAPSHTEHQKEGKEVLLPEPDAPALSKPVQQLTQSEEKATPKPERILPPEEEIKARKGSYSEEKDEKTPAGEEKPILLPEGKSILLYGGAAAVAILAVAVGVALALRKK
- the BCL2L13 gene encoding bcl-2-like protein 13 isoform X2, translated to MASSTTVPVGFHYETKYVVLSYLGLLSQEKPQEQLSLPTQVSQALDKEVLEKLKAEIEEELKRLDEEIVEAFTSTGFDCHTSPVFSPANPETSIEDCLAHLGEKVFQELKEPIQKALETLLSKPVTYKEYKERTQEASAHASGWSKVLVPLVILQRFLMELTRQGQEPLGALLNFGVTYLEDYVADYIIQQGGWGTVFSLDSEEEEYHGIIAEDSNDIYILTSDNSGQVSPPESPTVTTSWQSESLPVSLSASQSWHTESLPVSLGPESWQQVAMDPEEVKSLDSNGGGEERSENNSSNSDIVHVEKEEIPEGVEETVVSEVVLHADTAKSASPEPPTALLEPEAEIVSLKKPSSSAPSHTEHQKEGKEVLLPEPDAPALSKPVQQLTQSEEKATPKPERILPPEEEIKARKGSYSEEKDEKTPAGEEKPILLPEGKSILLYGGAAAVAILAVAVGVALALRKK